The Humidesulfovibrio mexicanus DNA window CGAAGTCGATGCACAGCCCGGCCTTGCTGAAGCCGGAGGACTGGGGCTCGGGCGGGGCCGCGCGGCGCAACAGCGCCTTCACCCGCAGCAGAAGCTCGCGCGGGCTGAAGGGCTTGGACACGTAGTCCTCGGCTCCAAGCTCCAGCCCGACGATGCGGTCCACCTCGTCGCCCAGCGCCGTGAGCATGATCACCGGCACCATGCGGGTGCGCTCGTCCTGCTTGAGCCTGCGGCAGATCTCCAGGCCGTCCATGCCGCCGGGCAGCATCACATCCAGCAGCACCAGGTCCGGGCGGATGCGCTGCGCCAGCTCCAGGGCCTGCTGTCCGGCTCCGGCCGAGCGCGCGACGTATCCCGCCGAGGTCAGGTGATAGCACAACAACTCGCGGGTTTCCGGGTGGTCCTCGACCACAAGAACGGTCTTCTGGGACACATCGGCCTCCATCTGTACGGGGCTGGTGGACAGGACGCGCTCCGGCGTGCGGCCGGTGTAAAGTTGTCGGCCAACCGGGCCGATAGCGCATATGACGCAGGAACATAGCCCCGGACGGCACGGCGCGCAACATCCACCGGCCGAATCCGCACGCGCCCCTGCGCACACGCCGAACGACCACCGGGAGAGCGCATGTACTACCACGGATTCCAGAAGAAATTCCCCTCCAGCTCAGCGCCGTGGACCCAGGGCGACGACCAGCTCGTGGGACTGCTGTTTTCCAAGATCATCACCCGCACCGCCGGGGCCGCGCCGGTGGAACCCCCGGCCCTGGCCGACGAGATGGCCCACAACCTCTTCGATCTCATGCTCTACATCAGCAAGGACTTCCACTCCTGCTGAGGCGTCAGGCCGTGACTTGCAACATGGGGCGTGTGGCGGCGAATCCTTCCGCGCAGGCGACATAGGCGGCCAGGGCCTGGCGCAGCCGCCATGCCGCGACGCCTTGACCCGCATGTTCCGGGGACCGCGCACCGCCACCTGGCGTCGGTCCGTCCGGGCCGGCCACTTCCGCGCCAGAGAGAGCCGCCTCGACCTGCGCCGCCGGGGCTTCCTGCCCGGCGCGTTCCGCTGCCGTTGGGCTTTCTGCCTCCTCGGCCTGCGGAGAGGCGCGTAAAGCGCCTGTCCCGTCGCAGACGCTGGAGGCCGCGCGTCCGGCGTCGAGCGCGCTCCAAGCCTGGGCCAGCGCGGAATCGAAATCACCCCCGAAACGGATGGGGCCGGAACCCTGCGCGGCGTCGGCCCCAGTCGCCCAGGACCCAACGCGCGCAACGGAGTCCACGGGTGGGGCCTCGATTCCGCCGGTCCCGGCGAACGGGCTGGCCGCGGCAAGAGGATTGGCCGACGCCTCCGGATTCGAGGGGGCTTTCGCCTGCGCCGCTCCGGTCCGGCCCCACACCACCTGGTCCGTGGAATAGCTGATGCCCAGCGGGCCGAGCTTCACCGAAACGCGGCGCGTCTGCACCTGCGGGCGTGAAACAAGAGCGGCCTGACGGGCCGCGCTGTTTGCGCCGCTGCTGCCGATGCCTGGGGTCATGGCCGTCTCCGGGGCTGGCCCGGGCGTCCGGTCAAATCAAAAAAAGACCGGAAGCCGCTTGTGCCGCCCCTGGTCCAGCGTTTCCCGACACCTCTTGCGAGTATCGGGGAAATCGCCACCCTCTCTCCTGTGGAGGACCGGGGCAAAAGCGTCTTCCGTCCGTGGAAGCAGGGCGCGGGCCAAAGCCTAGTCTGGGCCGACTGCGCGCCGTGTTTGAAATGTAACCCCTGCGCGTCATCTTTGCAAGGGCCTTGCTCGCCATTTGGCGGCCAAGGGGGAGTGCCTTGTGTATGCCTCCGGCGGCCAAGGGGCCTTCCCGGCCCCTTGGAGTCCCGGATAAGGGGGAAGGCGAGGGAGCCGCTGTCCCTTCTCCCTTCACGCGGGTCCAGGGGCGCGTAAGCCCCTGGCCTGCGGAGCATGAACCGGGCGGAGCGTTGTGCCCGTTTATGCCTCCGGCGGCCAAGGGGCCTTCCCGGCCCCTTGGAACCCCGGATAGGGGAAGGCAAGGGAGCCGCTGTCCCTTTTTCCTTCACGCGGGTCCAGGGGCGCGTAAGCCCCTGGCCTGCGGAGCATGAACCGGGCACGACACCTGCCCCCGCTCTGTCGGGCGCAACGCCGGGCCATGTGGACACAGGGACATGTTTACGGCACTGTCACAGCATGAAAAAGAAAACCCATACGCAGTTGCGGCTTCCTGCGGATACCCGGTTTTTGCCTTTGGCCCAGGAGCATGTGCGTGGCCTGGCGCGCATCTTGGGGCTGCCGGAGCGGGACATGTTGGCCCTGGAGCTGGCGGCGGAGGAGGCCTTTGAGAACATCTGCGTTCATGCCTATGCCGACGGCACGCCGGGCGACGTGCTTGTGGATGGCGAGTTGCTGGCGGGCGAGCTGCGTCTGGCCTTCCATGACGAGGGGTTGCCCTTTGATCCCAGCCTGCTTGAGCGCCGCGATCGCCGATCGGATGGCGAAACGCGCGGCATCGGGCTCAAGCTCATCCACAACGCTGTGGACGAAGTGGTCTGGGAAAATCGGGGCCGCCTGGGCAAGGCGTTGCGGCTGGTGAAGCGTCTGCCGCCTTCGCTGTGCGCCCTTGATCTGGAGGAGGGGCAGCAGCAAGGAGAGGCGAGGCCGCCCCGCGCCCCGGAGCAGGAATACCTCGTGCGCCCCCTTTGCCCGGAGGACGCCTTGCAGGTGACCCGGCTGTTCTGGCTGACGTATGGCTTTTCGTACAAGAACGAGGCGTTCTACCGCCCGGAAGGCGTGCTGGACATGGTGGCGCGCGGGGTGCTCCGCAGCCATGTGGCGGTCACGGCCGCGGGAGAGGTGGTGGCCCACGCGGGGCTGCTGCGCCCGCAGCCGGTGCCCATGGCCGAAATGGCGCTGCTTGTGGTCTCGCCCGCGCACAGGGGGCGCGGCCTCATGGAGCGGCTCGCCGTCGCGCTGACCGCCTGCGCCGAGGAGATGGGCCTGTCCGGCGTGTCCATCAATCCGGTAACGAGCCACCCCGTCAGCCAGCGCGAGTCCATCAAGCTTGGGGGCAGACCCTGCGGCCTGGACCTTGCCGCCTGCCCTCCCAGGCAGTTCAAGGCCATGCGCCTTGAGGACGGCCCGCCGCAGCGCGAATCCTATCTGCACTGCTTCAAGCATCTCTCGGTTCCGCCCCCAACCGTGGCGTTCGCACCGAAACGGAACCACGATATTGTCGCGCGTATCTACGCGACCATGGAGCGGCCCTTCGTGTTCGGCGCGCCAGATGCCGCCGCAGCAGGATCTTACAGCGTGTCCTTTGACCGAAGCCTCGCCAAAGGCATCGTGCGGGTGGGTCGCGCCGACGTGCGCCAGTGGCCGGAAATCCGTCGCGCTACGGTCGACTTGCTGGATATCGCCGGAGCCGAGGTGCTGCATATCGAACTGCCCCTGGCGCAGCCGGGCACGCCGACGCTGTGGGAACTGGCCGAGGCCGAGGGCTTCTTCTTCACAGGAGTTTGGCCCCACGCCGCGGAGGACGGCGACATAGCGCGGCTGACCAGGCTGGCGGCCCCGCTGGATATGGGACGGTTGCGCCTGTACTCGGATTTTGCGTGCGAACTCGGCCGATATGTGGAGGCAGAAATGCAGCGCGCCGTGCGCTGAGGGACACGGCGCCAGCCAGGTTGTTGCGCCCGTCTATGCCTCCGGCGGCCCAGGGGGAGTGCCTTGTGTATGCCTCCGGCGGCCAAGGGGCCTTCCCGGCCCCTTGGAACCCCTGATAGGGGAAGGCAAGGGAGCCGCTGTCCCTTTTTCCTTCACGCGGGTCCAGGGGCGCGTAGCCCCTGGCCTGCGGAGCATGAACCGTGCAGAGCGTGGTGCCCGTTTATGCCTCCGGCGGCCAAGGGGCCTTCCCGGCCCCTTGGAACCCCGGGTAGGGGGGAAGGCAAGGGAGCCGCTGTCCCTTTTCCCTTCACGCGGGTCCAGGGGCGCGTAAGCCCCTGGCCTGCGGAGCATGAACCGTGCAGAGCGTGGTGCCTGTGTATGCCTCCGGCGGCCAAGGGGCCTTCCCGGCCCCTTGGAACCCCGGATAGGGGAAGGCAAGGGAGCCGCTGTCCCTTTTCCCTTCACGTGGGTCCAGGGGCGCGTAGCCCCTGGCCTGCGGAGCATGAACCGTGCAGAGCGTGGTGCCTTGTGTATGCCTCCGGCGGCCAAGGGGCCTTCCCGGCCCCTTGGAATCCCGGATAGGGGGAAGGCAAGGGATCCGCTGTCCCTTCTCCCTTCACGCGGGTCCAGGGGCGCGTAAGCCCCTGGCCTGCGGAGCATGAGCCGGGCACGACATCGGCCCCGTCGCCCGGATCGTGTGCCGGGTATACCTCTCGCGTTGGCATGGGACGTGCTAGCGTTTACGGGGAAATCCCCCCTGGCGGAGGTGCTGGATGCGGAAGAGGATGCGCGCGGTGTTGTGCGCTGTGCTGGCCTTGGCGGCGTTTGTCCTTGCGGGCTGTGGCGATGCGGGCCTTGACCGCGTGGACGTGACTTGGCGGACGGACCCTCCGCCGCGCTGGGGGCTGTACCCAGGCTATCGGCAGGAAATTCCCTGTCCGGTCGGCGCGGAGTACCATGTGGATGTGTTTCGCAAGGGCGCGCCGTTCACGGGCGGCACGCTCACTGCGGCGTACGCCTTGTCGTTTGTGCCCGATCCCGGAGCAAGGGGCATTGCTGCCGTCCGGGACGGCCGAGACCGCATGACCGTGACGGTGACCCTGCGCGACGACAAGGGCGGATCGCAAGCCCTGACGGCCCTGCGCATTGAACGCGTGGCGGGCAAGATATATTTCGAATTCCCGAAGTAGCCCTCCCAGCCCGGAACCTTGAGGGTGGGATGCGGCAATTGGTTGTCAACGGCAACTATCTGCGTTCCGCAGAATTGTGTCCCCTTGCGCGGACCGCGCACCGTGCCTGACGCAAGTCAAGGCGCGCGCTTCGGCATTGTGGCATGGTCGCTCCAAGACGATCCGCAGAGGAGCCTTTCATGTCCGCTTCCGGCCACGCGCAATCACGATCAGGTACGCCGACGGCCAGCGCGCTGACGCCGCGCCTGATCCTTGGCCGCGTCAGCGCAGAGCAATTGGAGACCATCGCCGCGGCCATGCGTCGTTTCGGCATTCCCTTGGCCAGGCTCACCGCCGGACAGCGCATCGCCTTGCCGGGCGTGCGCCCGGAGGACCGCGAAGGTTTGCTTGCGCTGCTTGGCCTGCCGGAGGACGGCGACGGCGGGCACGGCGGCGGGTTGGTGCAGGCCTGCCCAGGCGCTCCGGATTGCCCAAACGCCCAGCGCGAGACCGGGCCAATGGCCCTGCGCCTGGAGGAGGTCTTGCGCGGCCTTGCCCTGCCCGCCAAGGTGCGGGTCGGGGTGTCGGGCTGTCCTCGCTGCTGCGCGGAATCCCGCGTGCGCGATCTGGGGCTAATCGGCGGGCCTTCGGGCTGGACCCTGGTGTTTGGAGGCAACGCCGGGGCCAGGCCGCGCGTTGCGGACGAACTGGCGCGGGGGCTCTCCGACGAGGCGGCGTTGGAGCTGGCCCGGCGGGCGCTTGCGGCCTATGGCGCACGCGCGGCCAAGCGTCAGCGGACCGCGCGCTTCGTGGAGGCCGTTGGGCTGGAGGCCCTGCGACAGGCTTTGGACCTCGGCATGGATGGCCTGAGCGGAGCCTCCGGCGCGCCGGAAGCCCCGTAGCCGCTCGGCGTATGATGCGCAACTTTCAGTAAGAGATTGGAGGGGTGTGCGCCTTCCACGGGCCATTGTCCGCGTGCGCGCTTTGCGCTACCATGCGCGCATAACCCTATTTGGAGGCCCTGCCATGCGCCGTGCTTTTGCCCCGCTTGCCATCGCGTTCCTTGCCGCCCTGTGCGGCTGCGTCACCACGCAAAAAATCCCCGTCAGCACCGATCCCGGCGGAGCGGCCGTGTTTCTGGATGGGGTCAAGGTCTGCGAGGCCACCCCGTGCGGCGTGGAAGCCAAGACCGATCAGAACCATCTGCTCACCATAGTCAAGGACGGCTACCGCCAGAAGGACGTGACCCTGCGCCTGGCCCAGACCCCCGGCGGCAAGACCGTGCTGACGCCCGACATCGTGACCCTCAAGCTGCGCACGCCCGACCAGCCGGACCTGACCGACAAGGACAGCGCCGTGGGCACGGCCATAGACATCGGCACGGAACTGCTGCAACGCGTGCTCAAGGACGCCACCGCGCCAAAGTAGCGGCGGGCCGTTCCCGACCGGCTTGGCTGCGTCGCCCTTGCTGAACTGCGGCGGTTTGCCCGGGGCATCATTCCCTGCCCATTCTTTTGAGCAGCACGGTGAGGGCGACGGACACCAGCGCCAAGAGCGTCGCCAGCACGCCTGCCCGGGCGAAGTCGCCCGTGAACACGGCGTTGTAGATCTCAAGCGAGACGGTGTTGGTGCGGCCGATGATGTCGCCGCCCAAGAGCAGGCTTACGCCCACTTCCCCCAGTGCGCGGCCCGTGGCCAGAAAAAGCCCCGCCGCTATGCCGCGCCGACAGTGCGGCAAAACCACCCGTACGAAGGTGGTGGGCCAGCCCTTGCCCAGGACGGCCGAAAGCTCCATGAGCCGTGTCAGCTCGCCACGCATGGCCGCCTGCACCGGCCGCACCATAAGCGGAATGCCTGCGGTAAGGGCGGCCAGCACCAGCCCCGGCGTGCTGAACACCAGCTCCAGGCCGACCCAGCGCTCCAGGGGCGCGCCAAGGAGCCCCTGGCGGCCCAGGAGCAACAGCAGGCCGAAGCCCACGGCCATGGGCGGCAGGATGAGCGGCAGGGACACGAGCATGTCGAGCAGGGCCACCAGACGGCCGCGCCCCAGCCCAAGCAGACAGCCCAGCGGCACCCCGATGACGAACAGCAGGGGCACGGTCCAGGCCATCACCCGGAGCGTCAGGACAATGGAAAAGGCGGCCCCCGGATCGAGGGCCGCGGCCAAGGCCCCGGTCATGCCCCTACAGCCCGTGCTTGCGGGCCAGCTCCCGGCCCTTGGCCGAGTTCAGGAAGGCCACAAACGCCGCAACCTCTGCGGACTCCTGTCCGGCCAGCACTCCGGCGCCGATGCTGATGGGCGAATACTGCGAGCGGTCCACCACGAAATACCCGCCGATCTTGTCGGACTGGCCCTGGACATCGGTGAGGTTGGCCAGCCCGGCGTCCACCTCGCCCGAAACCACGTAGGTCATCACCTGCGGCACGGTTGCCACGACAAGCAGCTTGCCCTTGATCGCGTCCGAAAGGCCCGCGCGTTCCAGGGCCTCCATGCCGGCGACGCCGTAAATGGCCTTGGCCGCGTCGGGCATGGCCACGCGCTTTACCTCAGGCTTGGCCAGGTCGCCCAGCCCGGACATGCTCTTGCCCTTGGGCCACGCCACCACCAGCGCGCCCTTGCCCAGCTCCGTGAAGGAGGCCAGGGGGACGCCGGACTTCTTCAGGAAGGACTGCTCGCCGATGATCATGCTGACTTTCCCGCTGGCCTTGGCCTGAGCGATGACCTGGCCCATGTTGCCGAAAATCAGCTCCAGCTTTTTGCCGCTCTTGGCTTCGTAGGCGGTGGCGAGATCGGTGACCAGGCGTTTGTAGCCCGCGCCCGAGGCCACGGTGAGGGTTTCCGCCCGGACGAGGGCCGCGGCGCACAGGACGAACAGCAAAGCCAGGGCCAGTCGTTTCATAAGAGCGCTCCTTGGGGTTGATGTGGTTGCGAAAAGATCGGGTCCCCGGCGCGCGCCAGAAGCACGGCTTCCTCG harbors:
- a CDS encoding response regulator; the encoded protein is MSQKTVLVVEDHPETRELLCYHLTSAGYVARSAGAGQQALELAQRIRPDLVLLDVMLPGGMDGLEICRRLKQDERTRMVPVIMLTALGDEVDRIVGLELGAEDYVSKPFSPRELLLRVKALLRRAAPPEPQSSGFSKAGLCIDFEAHSVSVDGQDAGLTATEHKILRELVAAKGRVLPRERLLDTVWDTDFDGTSRTVDTHMRRLRGKLGVYADWIETVRGVGYRFKPVEPSSGDA
- a CDS encoding GNAT family N-acetyltransferase, with the protein product MKKKTHTQLRLPADTRFLPLAQEHVRGLARILGLPERDMLALELAAEEAFENICVHAYADGTPGDVLVDGELLAGELRLAFHDEGLPFDPSLLERRDRRSDGETRGIGLKLIHNAVDEVVWENRGRLGKALRLVKRLPPSLCALDLEEGQQQGEARPPRAPEQEYLVRPLCPEDALQVTRLFWLTYGFSYKNEAFYRPEGVLDMVARGVLRSHVAVTAAGEVVAHAGLLRPQPVPMAEMALLVVSPAHRGRGLMERLAVALTACAEEMGLSGVSINPVTSHPVSQRESIKLGGRPCGLDLAACPPRQFKAMRLEDGPPQRESYLHCFKHLSVPPPTVAFAPKRNHDIVARIYATMERPFVFGAPDAAAAGSYSVSFDRSLAKGIVRVGRADVRQWPEIRRATVDLLDIAGAEVLHIELPLAQPGTPTLWELAEAEGFFFTGVWPHAAEDGDIARLTRLAAPLDMGRLRLYSDFACELGRYVEAEMQRAVR
- a CDS encoding nitrite/sulfite reductase domain-containing protein, with protein sequence MSASGHAQSRSGTPTASALTPRLILGRVSAEQLETIAAAMRRFGIPLARLTAGQRIALPGVRPEDREGLLALLGLPEDGDGGHGGGLVQACPGAPDCPNAQRETGPMALRLEEVLRGLALPAKVRVGVSGCPRCCAESRVRDLGLIGGPSGWTLVFGGNAGARPRVADELARGLSDEAALELARRALAAYGARAAKRQRTARFVEAVGLEALRQALDLGMDGLSGASGAPEAP
- a CDS encoding PEGA domain-containing protein, with protein sequence MRRAFAPLAIAFLAALCGCVTTQKIPVSTDPGGAAVFLDGVKVCEATPCGVEAKTDQNHLLTIVKDGYRQKDVTLRLAQTPGGKTVLTPDIVTLKLRTPDQPDLTDKDSAVGTAIDIGTELLQRVLKDATAPK
- a CDS encoding molybdate ABC transporter permease subunit produces the protein MTGALAAALDPGAAFSIVLTLRVMAWTVPLLFVIGVPLGCLLGLGRGRLVALLDMLVSLPLILPPMAVGFGLLLLLGRQGLLGAPLERWVGLELVFSTPGLVLAALTAGIPLMVRPVQAAMRGELTRLMELSAVLGKGWPTTFVRVVLPHCRRGIAAGLFLATGRALGEVGVSLLLGGDIIGRTNTVSLEIYNAVFTGDFARAGVLATLLALVSVALTVLLKRMGRE
- the modA gene encoding molybdate ABC transporter substrate-binding protein; translated protein: MKRLALALLFVLCAAALVRAETLTVASGAGYKRLVTDLATAYEAKSGKKLELIFGNMGQVIAQAKASGKVSMIIGEQSFLKKSGVPLASFTELGKGALVVAWPKGKSMSGLGDLAKPEVKRVAMPDAAKAIYGVAGMEALERAGLSDAIKGKLLVVATVPQVMTYVVSGEVDAGLANLTDVQGQSDKIGGYFVVDRSQYSPISIGAGVLAGQESAEVAAFVAFLNSAKGRELARKHGL